The region CCTATTTTTAACGGAAATTGAAAACTTTTATTTTCATTGACACGAATTATACCAAGAGAACTCTGCCCGCCAAGCTCTTTGATAAACACTACACTTTGTCCGTCACTTGAAAATCTCGGATACAAATTCTTGCCGCTTGCGGTAAGTTGTCTTATATATTCTGTCTTTGTCGAGATAAGATAGATGTTAAAGTCTCTAGTTCCAAATTCGCTCTTGGCGTCCTCCCTGCTTGAGTAAACCACATAGTTTTGATATGCGCTTACGGAGTTGTTGTTTTTACCGTGATATACCATCTGCTCAACCGCTCCGCCATTTACGCTTTGAGAAAAGATATTTGGATAACCTAATCTATCCGATACAAAAACAACCTTACTATCGTGATCGACAAAATTTCCGTTTACGTCAATACCGCTGTAGTTTGTTATCTGTTTAAGCTTTTTTGAATTTAGATCATAGATGTAGATATCGGGCTGATCTTGTGGAGCCATAGTAAGAAGTAGCTTATCCCCGCTCTCGCTTACGTCAGAAGCCACAAGCATGCCGCCTGAAGTCTCTAAAATTTTAGTTTTTTTGCCTGTTGCCAGCTCAAATTTATAAAGTACTAGCTTTGCACCGCTGTAGTCAGAGTAGTAAAACGCACTTTGATCGGCTCCTGACCATTTAGGAAATATATTTAACCCGCCGCGAACAATTACTTTCTGATACGTTAGAGTATAGTCGGCCACTACGATTTCGCTTTGTTTTGAGCCTGTTCCTTTGGCAAATACGATAAATTTCTCCATCCAATTTACAGGAGGCATTTTTAGCTCATTTACAAGCTCTACTATAGCTTTATGCGCCAAAAACGGAAATTTGGCTCCGTCGTCCATAGTGTAAGCACGCTCGTATTGTGTAGTAGCGGTTTTGGCATTTATCAGCTTTACTTTGAGTCTAAGCGGAGTTGAAGGAGAGCCTTCAAGTGCGTATCTAAAAATCAGTTGCGCGCTCTTTTCGCTCATTACGTTTGTGTTTGAATCCCCTTCGTAGCTGCTTTGGATGTATTCATCAACCACTTCAAAATCAGAACTTACCTTTAAATCTCCAAGCATGATCTTGTGAAATCTGCTTTTAAACGCTTGATCGCTAACCATAGTCGTCGCATCTTGCAAAACGATTTTAGGAAGCGCAAGCCCTTTATTTACGATGGCTATCGTTGCATCTACAGCAAATAAGCCGATAGCTAGGCTTAGTAATAATACAATCTTTTTCATCTATCCTCCGTTGTTTAATTTTGTAGTTTATCTTCTAATTTAACAGGAATTGTAAAGGGTTTTCCATCAAGTGATGCCGGAAATATTTCAAATGTCATCTTTTGTAAAAATTCTCTTACCTTATCGTTAAATTCACTGTTGTATGACAGTTGTTTTATATTGTAACTAAAATTTCCATTTGGACTTATAGTAATTTCAACCAATGCATTATCATTTGAGTCGGCCTTATATGCTGTCCATTTTGTCTCTAAAATTCTGGTTATCTCCCCTATGTAAGGATTATATTCACCTGTTCTTTGCGATTTTGGTGTCTTGGCTACTTTGTCAAGCTGCAAAGAATTTATCACGTCACTTGCGGCTTTTGCCTCTTTTTTTGCCTCTTTTTTTTCAGGTTTTATCCTGCTTTGATCTTTTGGCGTCTCTTTTTTCTTAACCACCTTATCCTCTTTTAGCTTTGAAGTGTCGATGTCTTTAAAGAGATCTTTTAAATTTGGCTCTTCTTTCTCAGCAGGTTTTGACTCAGGCACTACTTCAGGAATAACCTCAGGCTCTACAGGCTTGTTTGTAGTATCGGGCTTTGACTCCTCTTTTGGCTCTTCAACCTTTTTTTCAGGCTCTTCACTCTTTACTACTTCTTCTTTTTTTTCAGGTGCTTTTACTACTATATCAGGCTCACGCTCCACTATCGTAATATCCATAAAAGCGTCTTTAGTATCGGTATATCTTTTAGCCTCTTCTTTAAAATAAGTAAGTTTTACGAAAATTCCGACTATCATACAAATATAAAGAACAAAAGAGAGTATAAAATAATTAAAAGTATTGAAATTTGGCTTTAAAATTTTATCCATTAGTTTGAAGTGCCACCTTTGTAAATCCGGCATTTTTAATGCTTTTTAAAACAAACATAACATCATCATAAATCAAATTTTTATCCGCCTTTATATAAACCGGCGAATTTTTATCATATTTTGCGCCAAGTAAGACGATATTATCGGGAAGCTCTTGCAGACTCATAGTGCTTTGATCTATCCTTACTTTTCTTTGCGCATCAACGATTACCATGAGATCCTTTTGCATGGCGGTCGATGACTTGGTCTTTGAGCCGTCAGGAAGCACTATCTGCTCTTCATAGATAATCGCAGGAGTAGTCACCATAAGGATAGCTAAAAGCACGAGCATAATATCAACTAGCGGAGTGATATTTAGCTCGGGAGTCTCTTCAAGATTTATCATTAAAATTCTTCTTTGCCTGCTATGAGTATGTCGGCTTCTCGCTTGATTGTACTCATAAGTTCGTAAGCTTTTCTTTTAATTAACAAGTTAAATGTATATGCCGGTATTGCTACGAAAATTCCCGCTCCCGTTGCAACCAAAGCCTCACTGATAGCAGGAGCTATTACACCAAGGGATGAGTTACCGCCTTGCCCAAGTTGTGAAAACGTCTCAAGGATAGAGACAACAGTTCCAAAAAGCCCTATAAACGGGGAAGTAGAAGCGATTATAGCAAGCCAAGTAACTCCGCTTGTAGCGTTCTTTTCAGCTATGCTGATGCAAATTCCAAGCTTTTCTTTGTTTATTCTGCCTGAAGCGCATTTTTTAAGAGCCGAGTCGTTGCTAAGGGTTTTAGCACCCATAAGCAAAGACTCAAGCGAGGCATTTTCTCTTCTTTGCCAAAGACCAAGCCCCACCATACGAGAAAATAGTATGGTAAAGCTCATTATCAGATACAAAGAGAGCCAACTAAGTACAAAAATAGTTATAAAACTACTTCTTGATACGTAGTTTAAAAATATATCAAGCCCAGCCACTATTTTACTTTCGCTCTAGCCATGCTGTCTAGCTTTGATACTGTCGATGCAAAGGCATTTGTATCGCTACTCATACTTTGAATCAACTCTTTGGCTTTTTCTAGAGAGTTTGCTATCTCTCCTTCTGAATTTCCGGAGACATATACGGCTCCATCGGCAAGCACAACAGCCTTGCCTTCATCGATTTTGACATAACCCCAATTTATGGCCACTACATCGTGGTTTTTATCTTCATCTTCAATGTCAATAAGTCCAGCCTTTAGCAAAGATATCAAAGATGCGTGTCCCGGGAGGACGCCAAATTCACCCTCCGTACCAGGAAGCACCACGCTCTTAACATCATTTGAAAAAACTAGACCTTCAGGCGTTACAATCTCTAAATGCAATTTATTCATTAAGATTCCTTTAAATTTTAGCCTTTAAGTTTTTCAGCTTTTTGCATTACCTCGTCGATATTGCCTACCATATAAAACGCGGCTTCAGGAAGATCGTCATATTTGCCATCCAAAATTCCTTTAAATCCTGCAATGTTTTCTTCTAGACTTACATATTTTCCAGGGCTTCCCGTAAAGACTTCCGCAACGAAGAATGGTTGAGATAAAAATCTCTCTATCTTTCTTGCTCTATCAACAGTTACTTTATCTTCTTCACTAAGCTCGTCCATACCAAGGATCGCGATGATATCTTGAAGGTCTTTATATTTTTGCAAAACAGCTTGAACACCACGCGCAACTCTATAGTGATCTTGTCCTAAAATTTGCGGATCAAGCATACGTGAAGTTGAGTCAAGCGGGTCAACCGCAGGATAAATTCCCTTCTCTGCAATAGCACGGTTAAGAACCGTTGTAGCGTCAAGGTGAGCAAAAACTGTCGCAGGAGCAGGGTCTGTAAGGTCGTCAGCAGGAACGTAAACGGCCTGAACCGAAGTAATTGATCCTTTTTTAGTTGATGTAATTCTCTCTTGAAATTTACCCATCTCGCTTGCAAGCGTAGGCTGATAACCAACCGCTGAAGGAATACGTCCAAGAAGTGCTGACATCTCTGCACCTGATTGAGAAAATCTAAAGATATTATCAATAAACATAAGAACGTCAAGTCCCATCTCGTCACGGAAATATTCAGCCATAGTAAGACCTGTTAGCGCGATTCTGTTTCTTGCCCCCGGTGGTTCGTTCATCTGGCCATAGCATAAGGCAACTTTATCCAAAACATTGGATTCTTTCATCTCGTGATAAAGGTCGTTTCCTTCACGAGTTCTCTCGCCAACACCAGCAAATACGGAATAACCGCTGTGTTTAAATGCAACGTTGTGGATAAGCTCCATAATAATAACCGTCTTACCAACGCCGGCACCACCGAATAGCCCTACCTTACCGCCTTTTGCATAAGGAGCAAGAAGATCAACTACCTTGATACCTGTTTCAAAAATTTCACTTTTTGTGCTTTGCTCTTCAAACGCAGGAGGATCGCGGTGGATAGACCATTTTTTATCAAAATCTACGTTTTCGCCCTCATCGATAAGATCGCCGATAACGTTAAAAATTCTACCCAAAACTTTCTCGCCGACAGGAACTGTTATAGGTGCTCCAAGCGCAACCGCCTCAAGACCACGAGTTAGACCCTCGCTCATATCCATAGCGATGGTTCTTACGCGGTTATCTCCAAGATGAGCTGCAACTTCAAGAACTAGCTTGTTTTGCTTGCCTTCCACTTCATAATTTACTTCGATAGCTTCATTTATCTTTGGCAAATAGTCATTGAAATCGACATCGACCACAGGGCCCATTATCTGACTAATAACACCTTTCATTCATTCTCCTTTTTATTATTTCATTGATTCAACACCACTGATGATTTCGATAAGCTCAGTGGTAATAGACTCTTGTCTAGCTTTGTTATAAGCTAAATTTAACTGACGAACACGCTCTTTTGCATTATTTGTCGCATTATCCATCGCTTGCATTCTGGCACTATGCTCAGCCGCAAGAGAGTCGACAAGCGCATAATACATACTGTATTCGAAGTATTTTTCAAGTAACTCGTCTAAAATTTTGTTGTCGTTTTCAGGCTCAAATTCCATCAAAGAATTTGTCTCTACTTCAACCATCTTAGGTGGCTCAACAGGCACAACGTCATTTATGCGAATTTCTTGAGAAATCATATTTTTATAGCCGTTATGAACAAGAATTACCTTATCCGTAACTCCGTTTATAAAGTCATTTACCGCATCTTTTATGACGCTTTGAGCTTTTTCATATGTTGGCGATGAACTAACTCCGACATAAGTCTGAAGCAGATCAATACCTTGGAAGTTGAAAAACTCAATGCCTTTTTTGCCGACGGCTCTAAGTCTAATTTTTACTTTTTTGGCTTTAAATTCATTTATCATTCTTCTTACGGTTTTGATAGTTTGGATATTAAAACCACCACAAAGTCCCTTATCAGCGGTAACAAATATGATATCAACCTTCTCTACATTCTCCTTGATGTCAAAGAATTTACTCTCCGCATTTACCGAGCGATACTGGTTGATCTTATAAGCTATCTCTGATAAAACTTCATTGATCTTAAGCGCATACACTCTTGACTGGCGAGCCGCTTCTTCTGCCTTTCTAAGTTTAGCAGTAGAAACCAGCTTCATCGCACGCGTCGTCTTTTGAGTGTTCTGGACGCTCTTGATCTTTCGTTTTATATCTTTTAAATTTGACATATTTTAGCCTTAGTTAACAGCAAATGTCGCTTTAAAATCTTTCAGCGCTTTATGTAAAAGCTCTTCAATCTCTTTATCAAGCACTTTTTTAGTTCTAATTTGTTCAAAAATTTCAGGATATTTTGCTTCTATATATGGATATAGTTCAGACTCAAATTTTGTAACATTTAAAGTAGCTATATCATCAAGATAACCCTTCGCTCCGGCAAAGATTAGCACTACTTGGTTCTCAACAGGAAGCGGGCTATAAGGAGGTTGTTTTAGGACTTCAACCATTCTTTGACCGCGCTCAAGCTGCTTTCTTGAACTCTCGTCAAGATCGCTTGCAAACTGAGCAAACGCTTGAAGCTCGCGGTATTGCGCAAGGTCAAGTCTTAGGTTACCTGAAACTTGTTTAATAGCTTTAATCTGAGCAGCACCACCGACACGAGAAACTGAAAGACCAACGTTAATCGCAGGGCGGATACCTGAGTTAAATAGATCCGACTCAAGGAAAATTTGACCGTCCGTAATAGAAATAACGTTTGTCGGAATATACGCAGAAACGTCACCGGCTTGAGTCTCGATGATAGGAAGAGCGGTAAGCGATCCGCCGCCTAGCTTGTCATTTAACTTACTTGCGCGCTCAAGAAGTCTTGAGTGAAGATAGAAAACATCGCCTGGATATGCTTCACGACCCGGAGGGCGGCGAAGGATAAGTGACATTTCGCGGTATGCTACGGCGTGTTTTGAAAGGTCATCATAAATGATTAGCGCGTGACGTGAATTATCACGGAAATATTCACCCATAGTTACGCCCGCATAAGGAGCAAGGTACTGAAGCGCAGCAGCATCAGATGCGCCGGCATTTACAACTATCGTATAATCCATAGCGCCGTATTCTTCAAGCTTTTTAACAACCTGAGCAACTGTTGATTGTTTTTGTCCGATAGCTACATAGATACAAACGACATCTTGTCCTCTTTGATTGATGATGGTGTCTATCGCAACCGTTGTTTTACCTGTTTGGCGGTCACCAATGATAAGCTCGCGCTGTCCACGGCCGATCGGCACAAGTGCGTCGATAGCTTTGATACCTGTTTGAAGCGGCTCATGAACTGATTTTCTAGCCATAATACCTTTTGCTTTTTCTTCAACGAATCTTGTTTCGCTCGCGTCAATAGGACCTTTTGCATCAATCGGCTCGCCAAGAGAGTTCACAACGCGTCCGATAAGCGCGTCGCCGACAGGCACACGAAGAAGTTTTCCGAGGCGTTTTACAGAACTTCCTTCTTTAATGTTGTCGGTTTTACCGAGGATAACTATACCGACACTGCTCTCTTCAAGGTTAAGAGCCATGCCTTTTTCACCACTTTCAAACTCAACCATCTCACCGGCCATAACATTTTTCAGTCCGTAAACATTAGCAACACCATCAGCTACCGAGATAACCTTGCCAGTCTCTTCAACATCAACGTTTAGATCGAAATTTTCGATTCTTTCCTTGATGATAGCGCTAATTTCATCTGCTTTTATTTTTGCACTCACGCTTTTTCTCCTTTTAAATTGCTTTTAATATATATTCAGTCATTTGGGCTTTGAGTCTGTCGATAAAAAAACTCGCTTCCACACCCAAATCGTCCAACTCGATTTTTATACCGTTATAATCACTCTTTATGGCTTCAAGCATAATTTTTGCATCAAATCTCTTTGAAAAACTCTTCTCAAGTTCCTCGATTTGAGTTGCACTGATATCAAAATTGCCATAAATTTTACCGCGATACACATTATCTATGCGAGCTTTTTGAGCCATTAGCTCAGCTACGATCGCAGGCAAAAGTTCAAGACGCTTGTTTTCTCCAAGCAGCTTGATAAAATTCGTAAATTTAGTATCTGTTTCATCAATAAGCGATAAAATAAATTTCACTTTTTCGCAACTTTTAACATTGGGCGAGATTATAATATTCCTAAATTTATGAATTTTAAACGCATTTGCAATAACATTTAAGCTGTCTATAAATTTCTCAAGCTCGCTTTTGCTTAGCTCAGCCATCAGAGCTTTGACATATTTTTTTGCTATTAACTCTTTCATTAGCCAACCTTCTTAAGCACGATATTGACAAGTTCATTTTGATCTATTTTCATACTATCGCTTGCGAAAATTTCATTCAAAACTTCTCCAACCACGACTTTCGTCATGCGTCTTCTTTCGAATTCTTTCTGCTCTTCAAAGCTCTTTTCCATATTCAAAAGCTCTTGGTTAGTTTCGTTTTTGATTTTTTCAGATAGTATCATTGCCTCTTTTTTAGAAGTTTCAACAAGACTAATCGCATTGCTTTTAGCTTCCTCAACTCTTCTTAAGGCGTCGTCTTTTTTGACTTGCGACTCTTTAAGCTTCTTTTGAATGCCGTCAAGTCTATTTGCTATGCTTTGTATTCTAGCTTTATAAGCGTTTTTGATAGGAGTAGCGATGAAATAGTATAAAATTCCAAAGAATAAAACAAAGTTGATAGTTCTTGCTACGATATCATAGCCATTTCCGCTAGGTTCGCTTGCGGTAAGCAAAAACGGAATAAATAAAACAAGATAAAATTTCTTCATATTTACCCCTTAAATTTTCGCAAGTTTAGTTTTAAGAACATTTTTAAGATCAGGAAGTTTTGCAACCAGATCCGCCTTAAACTCATCTTTTTGAGTTTGTAGATTTTGCATGAATGCCTCATAATCAGCTTCTAAAACAGCGCGTTTCTCGCCGATTATCTTAGCCGCGCTCTCTTTTGCCGCACCCATTGCGTCTTGCTTTATCTTGCCCGCTTCGCTTCTAGCAGCCAAGATAATCTGCTCAATCTCAGCCTCATGAACGCTAAGATCGCTCGTGTTTTTACTAGCACTCTCTTCGTCATTCCTGATAGCTTCATTCCTCGCATCGATAAATTTGAGAAGCGGCTTGTAAAGAATGTTGTTTAAAACAAAGATAAGCCCTAGAAAAACAACCGCCGTTAGTAGAACTAATGGCAATTCGATTTCTAACATTAAATCTCCTTATGACAATTATGATTTTATTACTAAAAAACAAAAATCGCACTTATTTTACAATATGTTAGGAAAAAATTAGCTAAATTTTAGAGTTAAATTTCAGCTAATTTTGCCTATAAAATTCTCAATATCCGATATATCTTTAAATTCAAGTATCAAATTTCTATTTTTAATTTTTGATTTTATGTGGAGTTTTTCTAGAAGCTCTTTTAAATAATCTAGCTTTTGAGTGTATTTTTCATCGATTTTAAAACCGATTTTTTGCGAGCCTTTGTTTTTATCTTTTAAATTTTTAACCAAATTTTCAGTTTCGCGAACGCTCAATCTCTGTCCGATTATCGTATCGACAGCCATTTTTTCATCATTTGGTTCAAGCCCTACGATTACTTTAGCGTGTCCTTGAGTTATCTTTCCTTCTTTTATGAGATCTTGAGTGTGAAAGCTTAAAGACAAAAGCCGCATTGTGTTTGTTATCTGAGTTCTACTCTTATGTATGATGCTTGCAAGTCCTTCTTGCGTGATCTTATACTCATCGATAAGCTCTTTGTATGAATTTGCAAGCTCGATAGGATTAAGATCTTCTCTTTGAATATTTTCAATAAGCGCAAGTTCTCTTAAATTTTTACTCTCGATATCAGCAACTATAGCTTTTATTTTCTCAGCACCTAAAATTTTAGTCGCTCTAAATCTTCTTTCGCCAGCTATCAGCATATATCCGTCATCTTTTTGTATGACGATTATAGGCTGGATAAGTCCGTGTCTTTTTATTGATTCGCTTAGCTCTTTTAAGGCTGTCTCATCGAAGTGTTTTCGTGGCTGATAAGGATTTTCGGTTATTAAATTCAGATCAATTTCGGTTACTATGTCGCGATTTCCACCGCTTAACTCGGCCTTATAAGCAAGCTCAACATCTTCAAGTATAGCTCCCAATCCGCGTCCTAAACTACTCTTTTTAGCCATCTTTTATCCCAAGATCGCGTAAGCTAAATTTTGATACGCCTGAGAGCCCGGGGATTTTATATCATAAAGTATCACCGGCTTACCAAAACTTGGAGACTCGGCAAGCTTTACATTTCTAGGCACGATCACAAAATCCTCACTATCGTCTCTTAGTTTAAACAGTTTGTTTTCAAAATGCTGCTTTAAATTCGCCACAGTTTCTTTTGAAAGGTTATTTTGAGAGCTGTACATAGTCGGCAAAAAGCCCTTTATAGCAAGCTTCGGATTTATAGTTTTTTTGATTATTTTAACCGTGTTTAAAATTTGCGCCAATCCTTCAAGTGCGTAAAATTCGCATTGTATAGGTATAATCACGCTATCGCTTGCACTTAAAGCGTTTACGGTTATGCTACCAAGTGCGGGCGGGCTATCGATGATGATGAAATCATACTCGTGTAAAACTTCTGCGATTTTATTTTTAAGGATTAGTTTGTAATCCTTGCTCTGATCGTTAAATTCCTGCTCGATACCTACTAAACCTATGTTTGAAGGAGCTAGAAAAAGTGTAGGAATTTCAGTTTTTAGAACTATCTGAGAAAGCTTCTTGCGCCCTGTTAAAACGTGATAGATATTGTATTCATAGTCATTTCTGCTAAATCCCATTCCCGTAGTCGCATTTGCCTGAGGATCAATATCTATGAGTAAAACTCTCTTTTCAGCAACCGCCAAAGAAGCTGCCAAATTTACCGCTGTGGTCGTTTTGCCCACACCGCCTTTTTGGTTTGCTATGGTTATTATCTCGCTCATCTTAAAGAATACACCCTTTTTTCATTTACTAAAATAGCTCCATCATCGCAAATTTCTGCGTCTTGCAGCGATATCTCTTGCCCGTCTATATGCGTGATGAATTTTTTTGATTTCTGAAAGTCTAACCTAAATTTGCTAAAAATCTGCTTCCATAAAATCTTTTTTTCTAATAATTCACAAAATCCCCAAACTGCTTCATTTTGACTAATTTGTATATCCAAAATACCCGCATTTTTTGGTGCACCGACGAGATTTAAGCCCATGCCGCAAATATAATTTTCACTTATCTTTGAAGTAATTGTTCCGCCGATTTTTTTATCTTCTATGTAAAAATCATTGGGCCACTTAATCCAAATTTCAGAACCTTGCGAAGCTAAAAATTCACGCATAATCATCGAAAAATAAATAGATATGGAGGCCTCATGCAGATCATTTGGCAAAAAGCTCCTATCCACACAAAAGGAGAGAAACAAATTCCCTCTAAATCCTTGCCACTCGTTATTTCTGCTGCCTATGCCTTTGGTTTGTTTGTTTGCAACGATCATAAAAGGCGGCTTTATCGCTCCTGCGCGCACGCCTTCGCAGACAAATTCCTGTGTTGACGGGATTGAATCAACAAATTCAACTACCAAAATCAGCTCTTATCATAAAATTTTATCGCCTACTCTAAGGCGTTTGCCGTTTATATAAGAATTTGCATCCAAGGCCTTTTTGGCGGGCTCTTGCAGGGAGTAAATTTTAACGGCTCCGCTATTGCACCCCACCACAAAACTATCTTTATAAATGCTTAAAATCTCTCCTGCTTTGCCATTTGAGCTTTCAAATAGCTCCAAAGATAAAATTTTAAGTCCGCTCTCAAGATAAATTCCCGGCCAAGGAGTAAGCGCTCTAAATTTATTATAAATTTCATGCGCATCTTCATTAAAGCTAAAAAGCCCGTCCGTTTTTTGTATCTTTTTACATTCGGTTGCGAGGTTGTCGTCTTGCTTGATAGGGGTTAAATTTTGAAAATTTAAGAGCGTTTTTACTATCAGTTCGCCCGCCATATCGCCAAGTTCGCTAAAAAGCTCTTGCGCCATTTTGTTTTCGCAGTTTGTATAGGCAAAATCAAGCATATCGCCTGTATCAAGCCCTTCGTTCATAAGCATAGCCGTTACTCCGGTTTGCTTTTCACCTGCTAAAATCGCACTTTGAATCGGACTTGCGCCGCGGTATTTCGGCAAAATCGAAGCATGTAAATTTATACAAGGAGCGATGTCAAGTATGCTTTTAGGCAAAATTTTTCCATACGCCGCCACAACTATAAAATCAGGCTTCAAGTTTGAAATTTGCTCGGCCACCGCTTCATCTCGCAAAGTCTTTGGCTGAAATATCGGCACAGTGGGCAAATTTGCCTCGCTATAAATCTTAACGCTACTAGGAGTTAGTATCTGCTTCCTGCCCACGGGCTTATCAGGCTGGGTGAAAACGGCTACGATATTAAATTTCGGCTCTTTTTTAGCGCCGTCTAAGCTAAGTTGATTGGCGTTAAATTTAACTATAGAGTCTAAAATTTTGACCGCATAATCGGGCGTTCCCATAAAAATTACATTCATATCTCTATCCGTTAGTTTTAATTACATCTTGCGGGCGGTAAATTTGAGCTCCCGCAGGCGGGTTTTTGGCCACTTTTAAAACCGCTTGCGCGATCTGCTTTCCGCTCATAGGTCGCATGGACGAAAAGAAGTTTTTAGGTATCAATTTAAACATGGTTATCATGAAATTTTCAAAAACCCTAAACTCCTCTCTCTGCCCCTTTATAAGCGAGGGATGAAATATCATCAAAGAGTCATATCCAAGCTCTTTAACCGCATTTTCAGCCTCGCCTTTTGCTCTAAAATAAAATACGCCGGAATTTACATCGGCCTTAAGCGAAGATATCATCGAAAAGCTCTTAGCTCCCGATAGCTTGCCCCATTTGGCAACTTCTGTCACATACTCTACGTCCACTTTTAAAAACCGCTCTTTGCTTCTGGCTTTTCTTAAAGTCGTGCCGAGTGCGCAGTAAATTTCATCTACATAAAACGGCTTTATCTCACTTATCTTGTCAAAATCAATCTTTTTTACATCTAGTTTTTCATGCGCAAAATCAAGATCGCGTCTTGTCCAGACAAAAACCCTCAAATAATCCTCATCCTCGCAAAGCTGCCTTACTATCTCGCGTCCGACGACTCCCGTCGCTCCTACGACTAAGGCTGTTTTATGACCGCTCATATCTTCTCCGTTTCTCTTTTGTATTTTGGAGCCGTAAAATTTCAAAACAATAGCTCTTATTTGTGAGAATTTGACTTATAAAAAGCAAATTTAAGCACAAATTTGACAAACGAACTATTTGAGTTTGTCTTTTTGCAAAAGCTCAAGCAGGTTAAATTTAAGCTCATTTATATTTTCCCCGCTTGCAGACGATATCGGCATGATAAAAAACGGCTTGGCAGCATCAAATTCATACACGTCTTGCTTGTAGCTTAAAAGATCGCTTCCAAGCCCAAGACTCTTAATGAAGTCCGAAATTTTATCTACCTCTTCGCAAGCATCAAGCCTAGTAAGTGCGATAGCATAATCCCTGCCGCCAAGCTCACTTGAAAATTTGCTAACCTCGGCTTTAAGAGTGCCAAACTGCTCTTCAAGGGTTCGGTAGTTTGCAAGATCTAACATATAAAGTAAAACTTTAGTCCGCTCAATATGCTTTAAAAACTGCACTCCAAGCCCTCTTCCGTAGCTTGCTCCCTCAATAATGCC is a window of Campylobacter sp. CCUG 57310 DNA encoding:
- the atpC gene encoding ATP synthase F1 subunit epsilon, encoding MNKLHLEIVTPEGLVFSNDVKSVVLPGTEGEFGVLPGHASLISLLKAGLIDIEDEDKNHDVVAINWGYVKIDEGKAVVLADGAVYVSGNSEGEIANSLEKAKELIQSMSSDTNAFASTVSKLDSMARAKVK
- a CDS encoding biopolymer transporter ExbD, whose product is MINLEETPELNITPLVDIMLVLLAILMVTTPAIIYEEQIVLPDGSKTKSSTAMQKDLMVIVDAQRKVRIDQSTMSLQELPDNIVLLGAKYDKNSPVYIKADKNLIYDDVMFVLKSIKNAGFTKVALQTNG
- the atpG gene encoding ATP synthase F1 subunit gamma, with protein sequence MSNLKDIKRKIKSVQNTQKTTRAMKLVSTAKLRKAEEAARQSRVYALKINEVLSEIAYKINQYRSVNAESKFFDIKENVEKVDIIFVTADKGLCGGFNIQTIKTVRRMINEFKAKKVKIRLRAVGKKGIEFFNFQGIDLLQTYVGVSSSPTYEKAQSVIKDAVNDFINGVTDKVILVHNGYKNMISQEIRINDVVPVEPPKMVEVETNSLMEFEPENDNKILDELLEKYFEYSMYYALVDSLAAEHSARMQAMDNATNNAKERVRQLNLAYNKARQESITTELIEIISGVESMK
- a CDS encoding MotA/TolQ/ExbB proton channel family protein, which encodes MSFTILFSRMVGLGLWQRRENASLESLLMGAKTLSNDSALKKCASGRINKEKLGICISIAEKNATSGVTWLAIIASTSPFIGLFGTVVSILETFSQLGQGGNSSLGVIAPAISEALVATGAGIFVAIPAYTFNLLIKRKAYELMSTIKREADILIAGKEEF
- a CDS encoding TonB C-terminal domain-containing protein, which translates into the protein MDKILKPNFNTFNYFILSFVLYICMIVGIFVKLTYFKEEAKRYTDTKDAFMDITIVEREPDIVVKAPEKKEEVVKSEEPEKKVEEPKEESKPDTTNKPVEPEVIPEVVPESKPAEKEEPNLKDLFKDIDTSKLKEDKVVKKKETPKDQSRIKPEKKEAKKEAKAASDVINSLQLDKVAKTPKSQRTGEYNPYIGEITRILETKWTAYKADSNDNALVEITISPNGNFSYNIKQLSYNSEFNDKVREFLQKMTFEIFPASLDGKPFTIPVKLEDKLQN
- the atpD gene encoding F0F1 ATP synthase subunit beta gives rise to the protein MKGVISQIMGPVVDVDFNDYLPKINEAIEVNYEVEGKQNKLVLEVAAHLGDNRVRTIAMDMSEGLTRGLEAVALGAPITVPVGEKVLGRIFNVIGDLIDEGENVDFDKKWSIHRDPPAFEEQSTKSEIFETGIKVVDLLAPYAKGGKVGLFGGAGVGKTVIIMELIHNVAFKHSGYSVFAGVGERTREGNDLYHEMKESNVLDKVALCYGQMNEPPGARNRIALTGLTMAEYFRDEMGLDVLMFIDNIFRFSQSGAEMSALLGRIPSAVGYQPTLASEMGKFQERITSTKKGSITSVQAVYVPADDLTDPAPATVFAHLDATTVLNRAIAEKGIYPAVDPLDSTSRMLDPQILGQDHYRVARGVQAVLQKYKDLQDIIAILGMDELSEEDKVTVDRARKIERFLSQPFFVAEVFTGSPGKYVSLEENIAGFKGILDGKYDDLPEAAFYMVGNIDEVMQKAEKLKG
- the tolB gene encoding Tol-Pal system protein TolB, with the protein product MKKIVLLLSLAIGLFAVDATIAIVNKGLALPKIVLQDATTMVSDQAFKSRFHKIMLGDLKVSSDFEVVDEYIQSSYEGDSNTNVMSEKSAQLIFRYALEGSPSTPLRLKVKLINAKTATTQYERAYTMDDGAKFPFLAHKAIVELVNELKMPPVNWMEKFIVFAKGTGSKQSEIVVADYTLTYQKVIVRGGLNIFPKWSGADQSAFYYSDYSGAKLVLYKFELATGKKTKILETSGGMLVASDVSESGDKLLLTMAPQDQPDIYIYDLNSKKLKQITNYSGIDVNGNFVDHDSKVVFVSDRLGYPNIFSQSVNGGAVEQMVYHGKNNNSVSAYQNYVVYSSREDAKSEFGTRDFNIYLISTKTEYIRQLTASGKNLYPRFSSDGQSVVFIKELGGQSSLGIIRVNENKSFQFPLKIGKIQSIDW